A window from Pseudomonas frederiksbergensis encodes these proteins:
- a CDS encoding F0F1 ATP synthase subunit epsilon, whose translation MAMTVHCDIVSAEGEIFSGLVEMVVAHGALGDLGIALGHAPLITNLKPGPIRLIKQGGEEEVYYISGGFLEVQPNMVKVLADTVQRAADLDEASAQEAVKAAEKALHERGAEFDYGSAAARLAEAAAQLRTVQQIRKKFGH comes from the coding sequence ATGGCTATGACAGTCCATTGCGATATCGTCAGCGCGGAAGGGGAAATCTTTTCCGGCCTGGTCGAGATGGTGGTTGCGCACGGTGCACTGGGTGATCTTGGTATCGCCCTGGGTCACGCGCCGCTGATCACTAATCTCAAGCCGGGTCCTATCCGCCTGATCAAGCAGGGCGGGGAAGAGGAGGTGTATTACATCTCCGGCGGTTTCCTCGAGGTTCAGCCGAACATGGTCAAGGTACTTGCCGACACTGTGCAACGTGCTGCCGACCTGGACGAAGCCTCCGCTCAGGAAGCCGTTAAGGCTGCCGAGAAGGCCTTGCATGAACGAGGTGCAGAATTCGATTACGGTTCTGCTGCCGCACGTCTGGCCGAGGCTGCAGCTCAGCTGCGCACCGTCCAGCAGATCCGCAAGAAGTTCGGCCACTAA
- the glmU gene encoding bifunctional UDP-N-acetylglucosamine diphosphorylase/glucosamine-1-phosphate N-acetyltransferase GlmU has protein sequence MSLEIVILAAGQGTRMRSALPKVLHPIAGNSMLGHVIHSARQLDPQRIHVVIGHGADAVRERLAADDLNFVLQDKQLGTGHAVAQAVPFIESDTVLILYGDVPLIEVETLQRLLKQVAPQQLGLLTVELDDPTGYGRIVRNAEGKVTAIVEQKDANETERAITEGNTGILALPFAQLAGWMSRLSNNNAQGEYYLTDVIEMAVSDGLVVATEQPHDAMEVQGANDRKQLSELERHYQLRAGRRLMAEGVTLRDPARFDVRGEITVGRDVLIDINVILEGKVVIEDDVVIGPNCVIKDSTLRKGVVIKANSHIDGAVLGEGSDAGPFARLRPGTVLEARAHVGNFVELKNAHLGEGAKAGHLTYLGDAEIGARTNIGAGTITCNYDGANKWKTVLGEDVFIGSNNSLVAPVDISSGATTAAGSTITQNVDNLQLAVGRARQKNIDGWKRPEKIKKS, from the coding sequence ATGTCTTTAGAAATCGTTATTCTCGCTGCTGGTCAAGGCACTCGCATGCGTTCGGCACTGCCGAAAGTGCTGCATCCGATTGCCGGCAACTCGATGCTAGGCCATGTTATCCACAGCGCCCGGCAACTTGATCCACAACGCATCCACGTGGTGATCGGGCATGGCGCCGATGCGGTGCGCGAGCGTCTGGCGGCTGATGATCTGAATTTCGTCCTGCAGGACAAACAGCTTGGGACTGGCCACGCCGTTGCTCAAGCGGTGCCTTTCATTGAGTCCGACACCGTCCTGATTCTTTATGGCGACGTGCCATTGATCGAAGTCGAGACCCTGCAACGTCTGCTCAAGCAAGTAGCGCCGCAGCAATTGGGTTTGTTGACAGTAGAACTGGATGATCCGACGGGCTATGGCCGCATTGTCCGCAACGCCGAGGGCAAAGTGACAGCCATCGTCGAGCAGAAAGACGCCAACGAAACCGAACGTGCGATCACTGAAGGCAACACCGGCATTCTGGCGCTGCCGTTCGCGCAATTGGCTGGCTGGATGAGCCGTCTTTCGAACAACAACGCTCAGGGCGAGTACTACCTGACCGACGTGATCGAGATGGCAGTCAGTGACGGTCTGGTGGTGGCCACCGAGCAACCGCATGACGCCATGGAAGTGCAGGGCGCCAACGACCGCAAGCAGCTTTCCGAGCTTGAGCGTCACTATCAACTGCGCGCTGGTCGTCGGTTGATGGCTGAGGGCGTGACCCTGCGTGATCCTGCTCGTTTCGATGTACGCGGTGAAATCACCGTCGGCCGCGACGTGCTGATCGACATCAACGTGATCCTCGAAGGCAAGGTCGTTATCGAGGATGACGTGGTGATCGGCCCGAACTGCGTGATCAAGGACAGCACCTTGCGCAAAGGCGTGGTGATCAAGGCTAACAGCCACATCGATGGCGCGGTGCTCGGTGAAGGCAGCGACGCCGGCCCGTTCGCGCGTTTGCGTCCAGGTACTGTGCTGGAAGCTCGTGCCCATGTGGGTAACTTTGTCGAGTTGAAAAACGCTCACCTGGGCGAAGGTGCCAAGGCCGGTCATCTGACCTATCTGGGCGATGCAGAGATTGGCGCGCGTACCAACATCGGCGCGGGCACCATCACCTGCAACTACGACGGTGCCAATAAGTGGAAAACCGTGCTGGGTGAAGATGTGTTCATCGGTTCCAACAACTCGTTGGTTGCGCCTGTGGATATCTCTTCGGGTGCGACCACGGCGGCGGGTTCGACCATTACGCAGAATGTGGATAACTTGCAGTTGGCCGTGGGTCGTGCACGGCAGAAGAATATCGATGGTTGGAAAAGACCGGAGAAGATTAAGAAAAGCTGA
- a CDS encoding DeoR/GlpR family DNA-binding transcription regulator gives MSKRNTPQRRHNILALLNEQGEVSVDELAKRFETSEVTIRKDLAALESNGLLLRRYGGAITLPQELVADLGQPISKYKQAIARAAVGRIREHARIIIDSGSTTAAMIPELGQQPGLVVMTNSLHVANALCELEHEPVLLMTGGTWDPHSESFQGQVAEQVLRSYDFDQLFIGADGIDLVRGTTTFNELLGLSRVMAEVAREVVVMVEADKIGRKIPNLELPWSSVHTLITDDRLPFEARDQIQARGINLILAAVSQEK, from the coding sequence ATGTCGAAACGCAATACACCTCAACGCCGTCACAACATCCTCGCCTTGCTCAATGAGCAGGGCGAAGTCAGTGTGGATGAGCTGGCCAAGCGCTTCGAAACGTCGGAAGTCACGATCCGCAAAGATCTCGCCGCGCTTGAGAGCAACGGTTTGCTGCTGCGCCGTTATGGCGGAGCGATCACCTTGCCTCAAGAACTCGTAGCCGACCTCGGTCAGCCGATATCCAAATACAAACAAGCCATCGCTCGCGCCGCCGTTGGGCGGATTCGCGAGCATGCGCGGATCATCATCGACAGCGGCAGCACCACGGCGGCGATGATTCCGGAACTCGGCCAGCAGCCGGGCCTGGTCGTGATGACCAACTCCCTGCACGTCGCTAATGCCTTGTGCGAACTTGAGCATGAGCCGGTCCTGTTGATGACCGGCGGCACTTGGGACCCGCACTCCGAGTCTTTTCAGGGGCAGGTGGCCGAGCAGGTACTACGCTCATACGATTTCGACCAGTTGTTCATCGGTGCCGATGGCATCGACCTGGTTCGCGGCACCACCACCTTCAACGAACTGCTTGGGCTGAGCCGGGTCATGGCAGAAGTCGCCCGGGAAGTGGTTGTCATGGTGGAGGCCGACAAAATCGGCCGCAAGATTCCCAACCTGGAGCTGCCCTGGAGCAGCGTCCATACCCTTATTACCGATGATCGCCTGCCGTTCGAGGCACGGGATCAGATACAGGCCCGCGGAATCAACTTGATCCTCGCGGCTGTCAGTCAGGAGAAATAG
- the atpD gene encoding F0F1 ATP synthase subunit beta, translating into MSSGRIVQIIGAVIDVEFPRDSVPSIYNALLVQSAAGTTLEVQQQLGDGVVRTIAMGSTEGLKRGLEVKDSGAAISVPVGKATLGRIMDVLGNPIDEAGPIDTEERWGIHRPAPTFAEQAGGNDLLETGIKVIDLVCPFAKGGKVGLFGGAGVGKTVNMMELIRNIAIEHSGYSVFAGVGERTREGNDFYHEMKDSNVLDKVALVYGQMNEPPGNRLRVALTGLTMAEKFRDEGNDVLLFVDNIYRYTLAGTEVSALLGRMPSAVGYQPTLAEEMGTLQERITSTKNGSITSIQAVYVPADDLTDPSPATTFAHLDATVVLSRDIASLGIYPAVDPLDSTSRQLDPNVIGQDHYDTARGVQYVLQRYKELKDIIAILGMDELSEADKQLVNRARKIQRFLSQPFFVAEVFTGASGKYVSLKDTIAGFKGILNGDYDHLPEQAFYMVGGIEEAIEKAKKL; encoded by the coding sequence ATGAGTAGCGGACGTATCGTTCAAATCATCGGCGCCGTTATCGACGTGGAATTTCCACGCGACAGCGTACCGAGCATCTACAACGCGTTGTTGGTACAAAGCGCGGCCGGGACTACTCTCGAAGTTCAGCAACAGCTGGGCGACGGCGTGGTTCGTACCATTGCGATGGGTTCCACCGAAGGCTTGAAGCGCGGTCTGGAAGTCAAGGATTCTGGCGCAGCCATCTCCGTACCGGTCGGTAAAGCGACCCTGGGCAGGATCATGGACGTACTGGGCAATCCGATCGACGAAGCTGGCCCGATCGACACCGAAGAGCGCTGGGGCATTCACCGTCCTGCGCCAACCTTCGCTGAACAAGCGGGCGGCAACGACCTGCTGGAAACCGGCATCAAGGTTATCGACCTGGTTTGCCCGTTCGCCAAGGGTGGTAAAGTCGGTCTGTTCGGTGGTGCCGGTGTAGGCAAAACCGTAAACATGATGGAACTGATCCGTAACATCGCCATCGAGCACAGCGGTTATTCCGTGTTCGCCGGTGTGGGTGAGCGTACTCGTGAGGGTAACGACTTCTACCACGAGATGAAGGATTCCAACGTTCTGGACAAAGTGGCACTGGTTTACGGTCAGATGAACGAGCCGCCGGGTAACCGTCTGCGCGTAGCACTGACCGGCCTGACCATGGCCGAGAAGTTCCGTGACGAAGGTAACGACGTTCTGCTGTTCGTCGACAACATCTATCGTTACACCCTGGCCGGTACTGAAGTATCCGCACTGCTGGGCCGTATGCCTTCCGCAGTAGGTTACCAGCCGACCCTGGCCGAAGAGATGGGGACTCTGCAAGAGCGTATCACTTCGACCAAAAACGGTTCGATCACCTCGATCCAAGCGGTATACGTACCTGCGGATGACTTGACTGACCCGTCGCCAGCGACCACTTTCGCCCACTTGGACGCCACCGTCGTTCTGTCCCGTGACATCGCTTCCCTGGGTATCTACCCAGCGGTCGATCCACTCGACTCGACTTCGCGCCAGCTGGACCCGAACGTAATCGGCCAGGACCACTACGACACCGCTCGCGGCGTACAGTATGTTCTGCAGCGTTACAAGGAACTGAAGGACATCATTGCGATCCTGGGTATGGACGAGCTGTCGGAAGCCGACAAGCAGTTGGTAAACCGTGCTCGTAAGATCCAGCGTTTCTTGTCGCAGCCGTTCTTCGTGGCTGAAGTCTTCACCGGTGCTTCGGGTAAATACGTTTCCCTGAAAGACACCATTGCTGGCTTCAAAGGCATCCTCAACGGTGACTACGACCACCTGCCAGAACAAGCGTTCTACATGGTCGGCGGCATCGAAGAAGCGATCGAGAAAGCCAAGAAACTGTAA